A portion of the Bradyrhizobium manausense genome contains these proteins:
- a CDS encoding M48 family metalloprotease has protein sequence MGRFQTATAPPTVAMPKPKPAVAQTPATEKEHERILASYGGTYDDPRLEALVTKTVDRLVAASDRPDQGYKVTILNSGAVNAFALPNGQLYVTRGLLALASDTSELSSVLSHEMAHVLSKHAAMREDQARQAAIVTRVVTDMSTDPDLTALALAKTKLTMASFSRNQEFEADGIGVGISAKAHFDPYGAARFLAAMERNAELKAGKSSLDPRVQDFTSSHPATPERVQNAQTIARQYVAPEGAERDRESYLSAIDNLVYGEDPSEGFVRGRRFLHPKLGFTFQAPDNFTLDNTAQAVIGVREGGSQAMRFDVVRVPAEQSLGDYLNSGWMEGVEKASTEDITINGFPAASATAKGDQWQFKVYALRFGSDVYRFIFATRQKSTESERNARETVNSFRRLTLEEIQAARPLRIKVITVQPGDTVESLSHRMAGVDHPAERFRVLNGLDRTAQVKVRDRVKIVTD, from the coding sequence ATGGGCCGGTTCCAGACCGCAACCGCTCCGCCGACTGTCGCGATGCCCAAGCCGAAGCCGGCCGTCGCCCAGACCCCCGCTACCGAAAAGGAGCACGAGCGCATCCTGGCGAGCTATGGCGGGACCTATGACGATCCCCGGCTCGAAGCACTGGTCACCAAAACTGTCGACCGGCTGGTCGCCGCCTCCGACCGTCCCGACCAGGGCTACAAGGTCACCATCCTCAATTCCGGTGCGGTGAACGCGTTCGCGCTGCCGAACGGCCAGCTCTATGTCACCCGCGGACTGCTTGCGCTGGCCAGCGACACCTCCGAATTGTCCTCCGTGCTGAGCCACGAGATGGCGCATGTGCTGTCGAAGCACGCCGCGATGCGCGAGGACCAGGCGCGCCAGGCCGCGATCGTCACCCGTGTCGTCACCGACATGAGCACCGATCCCGATCTCACCGCGCTTGCGCTCGCCAAGACCAAGCTCACCATGGCGAGCTTTTCGCGCAACCAGGAATTCGAGGCTGACGGCATCGGCGTCGGCATTTCCGCCAAGGCACATTTCGACCCCTATGGCGCGGCCCGCTTCCTCGCCGCAATGGAGCGCAATGCCGAACTCAAAGCCGGCAAGAGCTCACTCGATCCTCGCGTGCAGGATTTCACCTCGTCGCATCCGGCCACGCCCGAGCGCGTTCAGAATGCGCAGACCATCGCGCGGCAATATGTTGCGCCCGAGGGTGCCGAGCGCGACCGCGAGAGCTATCTCTCCGCGATCGACAACCTCGTCTATGGCGAGGACCCCAGCGAAGGCTTTGTCCGCGGCCGGCGTTTCCTGCATCCAAAGCTCGGCTTCACCTTCCAGGCGCCGGACAATTTCACACTTGATAACACCGCGCAGGCGGTGATCGGCGTGCGCGAGGGCGGCTCGCAGGCGATGCGCTTCGACGTCGTGCGCGTGCCGGCCGAGCAGTCGCTCGGCGACTACCTCAATTCCGGCTGGATGGAGGGCGTCGAGAAAGCCTCCACCGAGGACATCACCATCAATGGCTTCCCGGCGGCCTCTGCCACCGCCAAGGGCGACCAGTGGCAGTTCAAGGTGTATGCACTGCGCTTCGGCAGCGACGTCTACCGTTTCATCTTCGCAACACGGCAGAAATCGACCGAGAGCGAACGCAATGCGCGCGAGACCGTCAATTCATTCCGCCGCCTGACCCTCGAAGAGATCCAGGCCGCACGTCCGCTGCGCATCAAGGTCATCACCGTGCAGCCCGGCGACACCGTGGAATCGCTGTCCCACCGCATGGCCGGCGTCGATCATCCGGCCGAACGCTTTCGCGTGCTGAACGGTCTCGACCGCACCGCGCAGGTGAAGGTGCGCGACCGCGTCAAGATCGTGACGGATTGA
- a CDS encoding pilus assembly protein TadG-related protein gives MWATTLIRRFITDRSGNFTIMGAGLMTLVIGCTALGVDVGSIFADRRKAQSAADLAAIVAASNLNNAFNAASATVVKNNYPANSLVGVDIGTYTPNPAAAPQARFVTPAAGSANAARVTLRTQTPLYFARYITGSSQFTINTQATASSTALASFAIGSRLVSINGGLLNAILGGMLGTSISLTAMDYQSLINARIDAFDFLSALATRANLTSVTYNDLLTGNARLPDVVAAALAAQQATNGPSSATTALSKISQAVSSLSTRINLGSVIDLGPYNGMITGQKPKVGVSVSVLSLLSAVAEVANGTHQITAPVNLGLPGIVAASLVVTVGERPVGSGWVAVGTQGASVHTAQTRILLTVQIGGSGIVPAINLPLYVEIAQGTATLNAISCNHANITNSTVTLGVTPGLVDAWIGNVSLADMTNFATKPNPPAAVLVNVGGINVSGRAHAAIGNTSPTSVDFTYVDIQSQVAKTVSTRNFTSSLTSSLLGDLSLSVNGAGVPIPGLTSAVTGILSGSTGSIDQLVASTLSTLGVGVGQADVWVSGVRCDGAVLVN, from the coding sequence ATGTGGGCGACGACGCTAATTCGCCGCTTCATCACGGACCGGTCGGGCAATTTCACCATCATGGGTGCGGGATTGATGACCCTGGTCATTGGGTGTACCGCGCTCGGCGTCGATGTCGGATCGATCTTTGCCGACAGGCGGAAGGCGCAGAGCGCCGCGGACCTTGCCGCCATCGTGGCTGCCAGCAATCTGAACAACGCGTTCAATGCCGCGTCCGCGACGGTGGTGAAGAACAACTACCCGGCCAACTCGCTGGTCGGCGTGGATATCGGCACCTACACGCCCAATCCGGCGGCGGCGCCACAAGCGCGCTTCGTGACACCCGCCGCGGGATCCGCAAATGCTGCGCGCGTCACGCTAAGGACGCAGACCCCGCTCTACTTCGCACGATACATCACCGGCAGCAGCCAGTTCACGATCAATACCCAGGCGACCGCTTCGAGCACGGCCCTCGCTTCCTTCGCGATCGGGTCGCGCCTGGTTTCGATCAATGGAGGACTCCTCAACGCCATTCTGGGCGGCATGCTGGGGACCAGCATTTCGCTGACGGCGATGGACTACCAGTCGCTGATCAATGCAAGGATCGACGCTTTCGATTTTCTCTCGGCTCTGGCAACCCGTGCAAATCTCACCAGTGTGACCTACAACGATCTGCTGACGGGCAATGCGAGATTGCCCGATGTTGTTGCCGCGGCTCTGGCGGCACAGCAGGCGACCAACGGCCCCAGTTCAGCCACCACCGCACTGTCCAAGATATCGCAGGCGGTATCTAGTCTCTCGACCAGGATCAATCTTGGCTCGGTGATCGATCTGGGGCCCTATAATGGGATGATCACCGGCCAGAAGCCGAAGGTCGGCGTCAGCGTGTCGGTCTTAAGCCTGCTTTCCGCGGTGGCGGAAGTCGCGAACGGCACGCACCAGATCACGGCTCCGGTCAATTTGGGGCTGCCCGGCATCGTCGCCGCCAGCCTGGTGGTGACGGTCGGCGAACGTCCCGTCGGCTCGGGCTGGGTCGCTGTCGGCACGCAAGGTGCAAGCGTTCACACCGCCCAGACGCGGATCCTGCTCACGGTCCAGATCGGCGGCAGCGGCATCGTTCCGGCGATCAACCTGCCGCTTTATGTCGAAATTGCCCAAGGTACGGCCACGCTCAACGCCATTTCGTGCAATCACGCGAATATAACGAACTCGACAGTGACGCTGGGCGTTACGCCGGGGCTGGTGGATGCCTGGATCGGCAATGTCTCGCTGGCGGACATGACGAATTTCGCGACCAAACCGAATCCGCCTGCGGCCGTGCTTGTCAATGTCGGCGGGATCAACGTCTCCGGTCGCGCCCATGCGGCGATCGGGAATACGTCGCCGACCTCGGTCGATTTCACCTATGTCGATATTCAGTCGCAAGTGGCGAAGACCGTCAGCACACGCAACTTCACCTCGTCGCTGACATCAAGTTTGCTCGGCGATCTGTCACTGAGTGTCAACGGAGCCGGTGTTCCGATCCCGGGCCTGACGTCGGCGGTCACCGGAATCCTGTCCGGATCGACCGGTTCGATCGACCAACTCGTCGCCTCGACCTTGTCGACGCTCGGGGTCGGCGTAGGCCAGGCCGATGTCTGGGTCTCGGGCGTTCGCTGCGACGGTGCGGTGCTGGTGAACTAG
- a CDS encoding LysR family transcriptional regulator: MAIAETGSMSKAADKLSLSQPAISAQIKRLQGLIGGELFTRTANGTALTELGKLALQQARRIIDANDQLLRLGGSDRSSMRRLGISQLLAQSLFDEFSRENLSGVFVFAEHSSEIRRGLLEGFIDVACLFLLESFGQELENRIVGEFQFETNWIKARDFVARPGAPIPIITLPEDNWMIGPLDRSGIAYRIVLRSSDSAVRTSAVRAGLGLSAMPGALAAADLVKSRDYYLPKLPPSRAVVCVRDGLDDSDVKQLTKRLSGLLANLSVDRSLQRDDVSRG, encoded by the coding sequence GTGGCGATCGCCGAGACGGGCAGCATGTCCAAAGCCGCAGACAAACTCAGCCTCAGCCAGCCCGCGATCAGCGCCCAGATCAAGCGACTACAGGGCCTCATCGGCGGTGAGCTCTTCACGCGAACGGCGAACGGGACCGCGCTGACCGAGCTCGGCAAGCTCGCACTTCAGCAAGCGCGCCGGATCATCGATGCCAACGACCAACTTCTCAGGTTGGGAGGATCGGACCGATCCTCCATGCGGCGGCTCGGCATCAGCCAGCTGCTCGCGCAAAGCCTGTTCGACGAATTCAGCCGGGAGAATCTCTCGGGCGTGTTCGTTTTCGCCGAGCATTCCAGCGAAATTCGACGCGGACTCCTCGAAGGATTCATCGATGTCGCGTGTCTGTTCTTGCTCGAGAGCTTCGGGCAAGAACTCGAAAACCGGATCGTCGGCGAATTTCAGTTCGAGACGAACTGGATCAAGGCGAGGGATTTCGTGGCGCGGCCCGGCGCACCGATCCCGATCATCACGCTCCCCGAAGACAATTGGATGATCGGGCCGCTGGACCGGAGCGGCATTGCCTACCGGATCGTGTTGCGAAGCTCGGATTCCGCTGTGCGCACGAGCGCCGTCCGCGCCGGCCTCGGCCTGTCCGCCATGCCGGGCGCACTGGCTGCCGCAGATCTCGTCAAGTCGAGAGACTATTATTTGCCCAAGCTGCCCCCGTCGCGCGCGGTCGTCTGCGTTCGCGACGGGTTGGACGATTCCGATGTGAAACAGCTCACGAAGCGGCTGTCCGGGCTTCTGGCCAATCTCAGCGTCGACAGGAGTCTGCAAAGGGACGACGTTTCACGCGGTTAG
- a CDS encoding thermonuclease family protein: protein MTECGKASSRSTAHELKLARNATSPGHVTQRLHFIVVLLLVAADAASATPCQFEAQGEGRVTAIVDAHSVRLDDGREVRLTGIEATATTRQELTSLLVGRDVTLRSTDDTPDRYGRQGALMFIGESETSVQATLLAQGDALVSGEVADKDCAAALMASEAEARRQKKGSWADPSAIKNAESPDDILVGIGRFMVVEGKVLSVRQAGAMTYLNFGRNWTHSFAVTISKRTLPVFESAGMPLKSLENRRIRVRGWIEGTTGPRIDVRLLGQVELLGANEPIGVRP, encoded by the coding sequence ATGACGGAGTGTGGCAAAGCCTCTTCGCGATCCACCGCGCATGAGTTAAAACTAGCGCGTAACGCAACCTCTCCGGGTCATGTGACGCAGCGGCTTCACTTCATCGTCGTACTCCTTCTCGTCGCCGCCGACGCAGCGTCCGCGACGCCGTGCCAATTCGAGGCACAGGGCGAGGGCCGCGTCACTGCAATCGTGGACGCGCACAGCGTGCGCCTCGATGACGGCCGCGAAGTTCGTCTCACCGGCATCGAGGCGACAGCAACGACCAGGCAGGAGCTGACCTCGCTGCTCGTCGGCCGCGACGTTACGCTGCGCAGCACGGACGACACGCCCGACCGCTACGGCCGTCAGGGCGCCCTGATGTTCATCGGCGAGAGTGAGACTTCCGTGCAGGCCACGCTGCTCGCCCAGGGCGATGCCCTCGTCTCGGGCGAGGTTGCGGACAAGGACTGCGCGGCGGCCCTGATGGCGTCGGAAGCCGAGGCGCGGCGCCAAAAAAAGGGCAGTTGGGCTGACCCGTCGGCCATAAAAAACGCGGAAAGTCCGGACGATATTTTGGTTGGGATCGGGCGCTTTATGGTGGTCGAGGGCAAAGTCCTGTCGGTCCGGCAAGCTGGGGCAATGACCTACCTCAACTTCGGACGGAACTGGACACACAGCTTTGCGGTGACTATTTCAAAGCGCACGCTGCCGGTGTTCGAAAGCGCTGGCATGCCCCTTAAGTCTCTGGAAAATAGGCGTATTCGCGTCAGAGGCTGGATTGAGGGGACGACGGGGCCGCGGATTGACGTACGTCTCTTGGGACAGGTTGAATTGCTGGGCGCAAACGAGCCTATTGGGGTAAGGCCTTAA
- a CDS encoding TadE/TadG family type IV pilus assembly protein: MHFTRHEGGATAVEFAMMLPIFLTLIFGIVVFGSYFAMIHGVQQLAAEAARTSVAGLSDTERNSLAQSYVTTSVADYPLLDATKVNVVAAPSSSDPNVYVVTVNYDASSSFIFTLPFVPVLPPSISRSAVIPYGGF; encoded by the coding sequence ATGCACTTTACACGACATGAGGGCGGAGCCACGGCGGTCGAATTCGCCATGATGCTCCCGATCTTTCTGACGTTGATTTTCGGCATCGTGGTGTTCGGCTCCTATTTCGCGATGATCCACGGCGTTCAACAGCTTGCGGCGGAAGCCGCACGGACGTCGGTCGCGGGCCTCAGCGACACGGAACGCAACAGCCTCGCCCAGTCCTACGTCACGACCAGCGTGGCCGATTATCCGCTGCTCGATGCGACAAAAGTGAACGTCGTAGCGGCCCCGTCGAGCTCCGATCCGAACGTCTATGTCGTGACAGTCAATTACGACGCTTCGTCCAGTTTCATCTTCACGCTTCCCTTCGTTCCTGTGTTGCCGCCGTCGATCTCACGATCGGCGGTTATCCCCTATGGAGGGTTCTGA
- a CDS encoding MFS transporter codes for MATAQTPAMVDLHSGEHGHDQASPGEIAIGVIIGRTSEFFDFFVYAIASVIVFPRLVFPFTSELTGTLYSFMIFALAFIARPIGTVIFMTVDREYGKTAKLVSALFLLGTATVALAFLPGYQDIGAAAIWLLALARLAQGLAWGGAWDGMASLLALNAPASKRGWYAMVPQLGAPLGLIVASALFAYFAGNLSADDFFDWGWRYPFFVAFAINVVALFARLRMVTTEEYSSLFETRELQPARISDTVAREGQNIMLGAFAPLASFALFHMVTVFPLSWVFLFTRESPVRFLIIEIVAAVFGVAAIVTSGIIADRVGRKSLLMGSAIAIAIYSGFAPQLLDAGTFGETIYMVIGFILLGLSFGQSSGAIASNFKQAYRYTASALTSDMAWLFGAGFAPLVALLLATNLGVIASGAYLLSGAFWTLLALWLSGQREAGDMDAGEPSN; via the coding sequence ATGGCGACGGCACAGACCCCCGCAATGGTAGATCTCCACTCGGGCGAGCACGGCCATGACCAGGCCAGTCCCGGCGAGATCGCCATCGGCGTCATCATCGGCCGCACCTCGGAATTCTTCGACTTTTTCGTTTACGCGATCGCCTCGGTGATCGTGTTCCCGCGCCTGGTTTTCCCGTTCACCAGCGAACTGACCGGCACCCTCTATTCATTCATGATCTTCGCGCTGGCGTTCATCGCCCGGCCGATCGGAACCGTCATTTTCATGACGGTCGACCGGGAGTACGGCAAGACGGCCAAGCTGGTCTCGGCGCTGTTCCTGCTTGGCACCGCGACCGTGGCGCTGGCGTTCCTGCCCGGCTATCAGGACATCGGCGCTGCCGCGATCTGGCTGCTGGCGCTGGCGCGTCTCGCGCAGGGTCTGGCCTGGGGTGGTGCCTGGGACGGTATGGCCTCGCTGCTGGCGCTGAACGCGCCGGCCTCCAAGCGTGGCTGGTACGCGATGGTGCCGCAGCTCGGCGCCCCGCTCGGCCTGATCGTCGCCAGCGCGCTGTTCGCCTATTTCGCCGGCAACCTCTCGGCCGACGATTTCTTCGACTGGGGCTGGCGCTATCCGTTCTTCGTCGCCTTCGCCATCAACGTCGTGGCGCTGTTCGCGCGCCTGCGCATGGTGACGACGGAGGAATATTCCTCGCTGTTCGAGACCCGTGAACTGCAGCCCGCGCGCATCTCCGACACGGTTGCCCGCGAAGGCCAGAACATCATGCTCGGTGCGTTCGCGCCGCTCGCGAGCTTCGCGCTGTTTCACATGGTCACGGTGTTTCCGCTGTCCTGGGTGTTTCTGTTCACCCGCGAAAGCCCGGTGCGCTTCTTGATCATCGAGATCGTCGCTGCCGTGTTCGGCGTCGCCGCGATCGTGACCTCCGGCATCATCGCCGACCGGGTCGGTCGCAAATCGCTGCTGATGGGATCGGCGATCGCGATCGCGATCTACAGCGGCTTCGCTCCGCAGTTGCTCGACGCCGGCACGTTCGGTGAGACCATCTACATGGTGATCGGCTTCATCCTGCTCGGCCTCTCCTTCGGCCAGTCCTCGGGCGCGATCGCCTCCAACTTCAAGCAGGCCTATCGCTACACCGCCTCGGCGCTGACCTCCGACATGGCCTGGTTGTTCGGCGCCGGCTTTGCTCCGCTGGTCGCGCTGCTGCTCGCCACCAATCTCGGCGTCATCGCCTCGGGTGCGTACCTGCTGTCAGGCGCGTTCTGGACCCTGCTCGCACTCTGGCTGAGCGGCCAGCGCGAGGCGGGTGACATGGACGCGGGCGAACCGTCGAACTGA
- the cyoA gene encoding ubiquinol oxidase subunit II: MSRLKILALLPLAIALSGCNYVVLAPAGDIAAQQRDLVIISTVLMLLIVVPVMALTVLFAWRYRQSNTSARYEPEWDHSTSLELVIWSAPLLIIVCLGALTWMGTHLLDPYRTLGRIHADRAIDQSKAPLEVDVVALDWKWLFIYPDYGIATVNDLAAPVDRPINFRITASSVMNSFYIPALAGQIYAMPGMETKLHAVVNHAGTYKGFSANYSGAGFSGMHFNFQGLDDKGFDAWVAQAKSAGGSLGRTEYLQLEKPSENEPVRRWGTIDSDLYRLILNMCVETGKMCQSEMMAIDAKGGNGHEGLNNTLPLSYDKYARRGTAFGPEPSFVAGTCTPDAPQGQTTASIKAPLDTAPLLGAGLKRPTFTPLKSSSFFLGQRPKSDS; encoded by the coding sequence GTGTCCCGTCTCAAGATCCTGGCGCTGCTACCTCTGGCAATTGCGCTCAGCGGCTGCAACTACGTCGTGCTGGCGCCGGCCGGCGATATCGCAGCGCAACAGCGCGACCTCGTCATCATCTCCACCGTCCTGATGCTCCTGATCGTCGTCCCCGTGATGGCGCTGACGGTGCTGTTCGCTTGGCGCTACCGCCAGTCCAACACCTCGGCCCGCTACGAGCCGGAATGGGACCATTCGACCAGCCTCGAACTGGTGATCTGGTCGGCGCCGCTGCTGATCATCGTTTGCCTGGGCGCGCTGACCTGGATGGGCACGCATCTGCTCGACCCCTATCGCACGCTCGGCCGCATCCATGCCGACCGCGCGATCGACCAGTCCAAGGCTCCGCTCGAGGTCGATGTCGTCGCGCTCGACTGGAAGTGGCTCTTTATCTATCCCGACTACGGCATCGCCACCGTCAACGATCTCGCAGCGCCCGTCGATCGCCCGATCAATTTCCGCATCACCGCCTCCTCGGTGATGAACTCGTTCTACATCCCCGCCCTCGCCGGCCAGATCTATGCGATGCCGGGCATGGAGACCAAGCTCCACGCCGTCGTGAACCACGCCGGCACGTACAAGGGTTTTTCGGCGAACTACAGCGGTGCCGGCTTCTCCGGCATGCACTTCAACTTCCAGGGCCTCGACGACAAGGGCTTTGACGCCTGGGTCGCGCAGGCCAAATCGGCCGGCGGATCGCTCGGCCGCACTGAATATCTCCAGCTCGAAAAGCCGAGCGAGAACGAACCGGTGCGCCGCTGGGGCACCATCGATTCCGATCTCTACCGCCTGATCCTCAACATGTGCGTCGAGACCGGCAAGATGTGCCAGAGCGAGATGATGGCGATCGACGCCAAGGGCGGCAACGGCCATGAGGGTCTGAACAACACCCTTCCGCTCTCCTACGACAAATATGCCCGTCGCGGCACCGCGTTCGGTCCCGAGCCGAGCTTCGTCGCCGGCACCTGCACGCCGGATGCACCACAAGGCCAGACCACGGCTTCGATCAAGGCCCCGCTCGATACCGCGCCGCTGCTCGGGGCGGGCCTGAAGCGTCCGACCTTCACGCCGCTGAAGTCCTCGTCCTTCTTCCTGGGACAACGTCCCAAGTCGGACTCCTGA
- a CDS encoding ABC transporter substrate-binding protein has translation MKHILSGIFAAAFALSASAAAQAQDKPPLKIGGILDMSSLYADITGPGSETAAKMAVEDFGGEVLGRKIQVLAADHQNKADLAANIARDMLDNQGVEMIYDVAASATALAAGEIAKARNKIIMFNGPGSIRLTNEACGPYTIHYVFDTYGQANVTGLAAVKSGLDTWFFLTADYAFGQDLEKDTSAVVIKTGGKVLGAVRHPLNTSDFSSFLLQAQASKAKVIGLANAGGDTVNAIKQAAEFGITKGGQKVSPLLAFVTDIDSIGLETAQGLLLAEAFYWDMNDETRAFSKRFMERVKRPPTSAQAGVYSSVMHYLKAVKAAGTTDSAAVMKVMKETPINDFFAHNGKIREDGRMIHDMYLFEVKKPSESKGRWDDYKLLATVPGSEAFQSLEQSRCPLVKK, from the coding sequence ATGAAGCATATTTTGTCGGGTATTTTTGCAGCAGCGTTCGCCCTGAGTGCGAGCGCCGCCGCGCAGGCCCAGGACAAGCCTCCTCTGAAAATCGGCGGCATCCTCGACATGTCGAGCCTTTACGCCGACATCACCGGCCCCGGCAGCGAGACCGCGGCCAAGATGGCCGTGGAGGATTTCGGCGGCGAAGTGCTCGGGCGCAAGATCCAGGTGCTGGCGGCTGACCATCAGAACAAGGCCGACCTGGCCGCCAACATCGCCCGCGACATGCTCGACAATCAGGGCGTCGAGATGATCTACGACGTCGCGGCCTCCGCGACTGCGCTCGCCGCCGGCGAGATCGCAAAAGCGCGCAACAAGATCATCATGTTCAACGGCCCGGGCTCGATCCGTCTCACCAACGAGGCCTGTGGTCCCTACACCATCCACTACGTGTTCGACACCTACGGCCAGGCCAATGTGACCGGCCTTGCGGCCGTGAAATCAGGCCTCGACACCTGGTTCTTCCTCACCGCCGACTACGCGTTCGGCCAGGACCTGGAGAAGGACACCAGCGCCGTGGTCATCAAGACTGGCGGCAAGGTGCTCGGCGCCGTCCGTCATCCGCTCAACACGTCCGACTTCTCGTCCTTCCTGCTTCAGGCGCAGGCGTCCAAGGCCAAGGTGATCGGGTTGGCCAATGCCGGCGGCGACACCGTCAACGCGATCAAGCAGGCGGCCGAGTTTGGCATCACCAAGGGCGGACAGAAAGTTTCGCCGCTGCTCGCCTTCGTGACCGACATTGATTCGATCGGACTGGAGACCGCGCAGGGCCTGCTGCTGGCCGAGGCGTTCTACTGGGACATGAACGACGAGACGCGTGCATTCTCGAAGCGCTTCATGGAGCGGGTGAAGCGGCCGCCGACCTCGGCACAGGCCGGCGTCTATTCCTCCGTCATGCACTATCTGAAGGCGGTGAAGGCGGCCGGTACGACCGACTCGGCCGCGGTCATGAAAGTGATGAAGGAGACGCCGATCAACGATTTCTTCGCGCATAACGGCAAGATCCGCGAGGACGGCCGCATGATCCACGACATGTACCTGTTCGAAGTGAAAAAGCCGTCGGAGTCCAAGGGCCGCTGGGACGACTACAAGCTGCTCGCCACCGTGCCTGGCAGCGAGGCGTTCCAGTCGCTCGAGCAGTCGCGCTGCCCGCTGGTGAAGAAATAG
- a CDS encoding c-type cytochrome: MNVWSNSASGRSTASLAVAIALLCATDPAVATGNAARGQTLYKGCADCHSINENGVGPMHKGVVGRKAGSVSGYDYSPDLKNSGIVWTEDNLDKWLTGPQAMVPETKMYFDVPDAQDRADIIAYLKEKAR; this comes from the coding sequence ATGAACGTCTGGTCGAATTCCGCCTCTGGGCGAAGCACCGCAAGCCTGGCCGTCGCGATCGCGCTTTTATGCGCAACGGACCCCGCCGTCGCGACCGGCAACGCCGCACGCGGCCAGACACTCTACAAGGGCTGCGCCGACTGTCACTCGATCAACGAGAACGGCGTCGGCCCGATGCACAAGGGCGTGGTCGGCCGCAAGGCGGGCAGCGTCTCCGGCTACGACTACTCGCCCGACCTGAAGAATTCAGGGATCGTCTGGACCGAAGACAACCTCGACAAATGGCTGACCGGGCCGCAGGCCATGGTGCCTGAGACCAAGATGTACTTCGATGTGCCGGATGCACAGGATCGCGCCGATATCATCGCGTATTTGAAGGAGAAGGCGCGGTAG